A window of the Nocardia sp. NBC_01329 genome harbors these coding sequences:
- a CDS encoding magnesium chelatase subunit D family protein, which produces METTRPTRPIASVADGGEAGFPFAAVVGQEQLQLALILCAVHPGIGGVLVRGEKGTAKSTVVRALARLLPPVVDESGARPARLVELPVGATEDRVVGSLDLERVLRDGEQAFRPGLLAAAHHGVLYVDEVNLLHDHLVDVLLDAAAMGRVHIERDGISHSHAARFVLVGTMNPEEGELRPQLLDRFGLTVDVTASRDVDVRMAVVRRRLDYEADPDGFAAAYAGADAEIAERILTARDRLPGVVLDDVELRRIAAVCASFDVDGMRADLVVARTAVAHAAWCGRGAVTAEDVRIAAELALPHRRRRDPFDEPGITPEQLDDAMRDAAEHADDQQDPAGENEAPESGGPPDPDDDPDGPGGGADTPNDDTAGNENSGERGGPGGAGQTGTPVATPVRPPHWEVPGVGEGAPGRRSRAQTRQGRVVNSTPEPTGGLHLLGTLRAAAPHQRARGRRTGPLVLAPGDLRGAYREGREGNLVLFVVDTSGSMAARDRLSAVTGAVVTLLRDAYQRRDKVAVISVRGEEAELVLPPTSSIDIAVRRLTGLRTGGKSPLAAGLRKAREVVYRERVRDPHRRPMLVLLTDGRATGGTDPVPRARATAGLLARDGVTSVVVDCERGMIRLGLAAELASALRGTVVRLTELTGASVADVVRAGASGGGARAA; this is translated from the coding sequence ATCGAAACGACCCGGCCCACCCGCCCGATCGCATCCGTCGCGGACGGCGGTGAGGCCGGGTTCCCATTCGCCGCGGTGGTCGGGCAGGAACAACTGCAGCTGGCGTTGATCCTGTGCGCGGTGCACCCGGGGATCGGCGGTGTGCTGGTTCGCGGTGAGAAGGGAACCGCCAAATCCACGGTGGTCCGGGCGTTGGCCCGGCTGCTGCCACCGGTGGTGGACGAATCGGGCGCCCGCCCGGCGCGGCTGGTGGAATTGCCGGTCGGCGCAACGGAGGACCGGGTCGTCGGCTCGCTCGATCTGGAACGGGTGCTGCGCGACGGGGAGCAAGCCTTCCGGCCCGGGTTGCTGGCTGCCGCCCATCACGGTGTCCTCTACGTGGACGAGGTGAACCTGCTGCACGACCATCTGGTCGATGTCCTGCTGGACGCGGCCGCCATGGGCCGGGTGCATATCGAACGGGACGGGATCTCGCATTCGCACGCCGCCCGTTTCGTGCTGGTCGGCACCATGAACCCGGAAGAAGGCGAGCTGCGGCCCCAATTGCTCGACCGATTCGGCCTGACCGTGGACGTGACCGCCTCCCGTGACGTGGACGTCCGGATGGCCGTCGTGCGACGCCGCTTGGACTACGAAGCCGACCCCGACGGTTTCGCGGCCGCCTATGCCGGCGCGGACGCCGAGATCGCCGAACGCATCCTCACCGCGCGCGACCGCCTGCCCGGCGTCGTGCTCGACGATGTGGAGTTGCGGCGGATCGCCGCGGTGTGCGCCTCGTTCGATGTCGACGGTATGCGCGCGGATCTGGTGGTGGCCCGGACCGCTGTCGCCCATGCCGCCTGGTGCGGCCGTGGTGCCGTCACCGCCGAGGATGTGCGGATCGCGGCCGAGCTGGCCCTGCCGCACCGGCGGCGGCGGGACCCGTTCGACGAACCCGGGATCACTCCCGAACAGCTCGACGACGCGATGCGCGACGCGGCCGAGCACGCCGACGATCAGCAGGACCCGGCCGGGGAGAACGAGGCACCCGAATCCGGCGGCCCGCCCGATCCCGACGACGACCCCGACGGCCCGGGTGGTGGCGCGGACACACCGAACGACGACACCGCAGGGAACGAGAACTCCGGCGAGCGGGGTGGTCCGGGCGGCGCCGGGCAGACGGGGACACCGGTCGCGACGCCGGTCCGGCCACCACACTGGGAGGTGCCCGGGGTCGGCGAAGGAGCACCCGGGCGCCGGTCCCGGGCACAGACCAGGCAGGGGCGGGTGGTGAACTCGACCCCGGAACCCACCGGCGGGTTGCATCTGCTGGGCACGCTGCGGGCCGCCGCTCCGCATCAGCGGGCGCGTGGGCGGCGCACCGGTCCGCTGGTGCTGGCACCCGGCGATCTGCGCGGCGCCTACCGCGAAGGGCGCGAGGGCAACCTGGTGCTGTTCGTGGTGGACACTTCCGGCTCCATGGCCGCCCGCGACCGGCTGTCCGCGGTGACCGGCGCGGTGGTGACCCTGCTGCGCGATGCCTACCAGCGGCGCGACAAAGTCGCGGTGATCTCGGTCCGCGGCGAGGAGGCCGAACTGGTGCTACCACCCACCTCCTCGATCGATATCGCCGTCCGCCGTCTCACCGGTCTACGCACCGGCGGGAAGAGTCCGCTGGCCGCGGGCCTGCGGAAGGCTCGGGAGGTGGTCTACCGGGAGCGGGTCCGCGATCCGCACCGCCGGCCGATGCTGGTGCTGCTCACCGACGGCCGCGCCACCGGTGGGACCGACCCGGTGCCGCGCGCCCGCGCGACGGCCGGTCTGCTGGCCCGCGACGGGGTGACCTCGGTAGTGGTCGACTGCGAACGCGGCATGATCCGGTTGGGTCTGGCCGCCGAACTGGCGAGCGCCCTGCGCGGCACGGTCGTGCGGCTCACCGAACTGACCGGTGCCTCGGTAGCCGACGTGGTCCGTGCGGGTGCCTCCGGTGGCGGCGCGCGAGCGGCCTGA
- a CDS encoding cobyric acid synthase has protein sequence MSRPGGALLVAGTTSDAGKSVVVAGICRMLRRRGVRVAPFKAQNMSNNSVVTLDGGEIGRAQALQAQACGLEPSVRFNPILLKPGSDRRSQLVVRGRVVDTVGAADYFTHRTRLRELVSAELAALRNEFDVVICEGAGSPAEINLRATDLANMGLARAAGLPVLVVGDIDRGGVLAHLFGTLAVLEPADQRLIAGFVINKFRGDVGLLRPGLDQLTALTGRPTFGVLPYCDELWIDAEDSLGTVAGAPVGRPAAPIGSEWLTVAAVRLPRVSNSTDVEALACEPGVAVRWADDPSGLADADLVVLPGSKATVDDLAWLRRTGIAEALSRRAAAGGPILGICGGYQMLGSRIVDTVESGAGEVAGLGLLDMDIEFGQEKVLRRTTAVGAPGAPDAPAGTVAAGYEIHHGHVRRTTEEPWLYLTGWADSGRERGASGVPDAEVAAEGGVRGALWGTHLHGLLESDDFRRIWLTQVARYAGRTGFTVAPGTRVAAVRAAQLDLLADLVSEHLDIAGLERLLANGVPVGLPSVGSTLEVLSGAS, from the coding sequence GTGAGCAGGCCCGGAGGGGCACTGCTGGTTGCCGGGACCACCTCCGACGCCGGTAAGAGCGTGGTGGTCGCCGGGATCTGCCGGATGCTACGGCGTCGCGGGGTGCGGGTCGCGCCGTTCAAAGCGCAGAACATGTCGAACAACTCCGTGGTCACCCTGGACGGCGGAGAGATCGGCCGCGCCCAGGCACTACAAGCCCAGGCGTGCGGGCTGGAGCCGAGCGTCCGGTTCAACCCGATCCTGCTGAAACCCGGGAGCGACCGCCGATCCCAGCTGGTGGTGCGTGGACGGGTGGTGGACACGGTCGGCGCCGCCGACTATTTCACCCATCGCACCAGGTTGCGCGAGTTGGTGTCCGCCGAATTGGCCGCGCTACGGAACGAATTCGATGTGGTGATCTGCGAGGGGGCCGGGTCGCCCGCCGAGATCAACCTGCGCGCCACCGATCTGGCGAATATGGGCCTGGCCCGGGCGGCCGGCCTACCGGTGCTGGTGGTGGGCGATATCGACCGGGGCGGGGTGCTGGCGCATCTGTTCGGCACCCTCGCGGTGCTCGAACCCGCGGATCAGCGATTGATCGCCGGATTCGTGATCAACAAATTCCGCGGCGACGTGGGGCTGTTGCGACCCGGGCTGGACCAACTGACCGCGCTCACCGGCCGGCCGACGTTCGGGGTACTCCCCTACTGCGACGAACTGTGGATCGACGCCGAGGACTCGCTGGGCACCGTGGCCGGCGCCCCGGTGGGTCGCCCCGCTGCCCCGATCGGCAGTGAATGGCTCACCGTCGCCGCCGTCCGGCTGCCCCGGGTGTCCAACAGCACAGATGTGGAGGCTCTCGCCTGTGAGCCGGGAGTCGCGGTGCGCTGGGCCGACGATCCGTCCGGGCTGGCCGACGCCGACCTGGTGGTACTGCCCGGCAGCAAGGCCACCGTGGACGATCTGGCTTGGCTGCGACGGACAGGTATCGCCGAGGCGCTGAGCCGCCGGGCCGCCGCGGGCGGTCCGATTCTCGGTATCTGCGGTGGGTACCAGATGCTGGGCAGCCGCATCGTCGACACCGTCGAATCCGGTGCGGGAGAGGTGGCCGGGCTCGGGCTGCTCGATATGGACATCGAATTCGGCCAGGAGAAGGTCCTGCGTCGTACGACCGCCGTGGGCGCCCCCGGTGCGCCGGATGCGCCCGCCGGTACGGTAGCGGCCGGCTACGAGATCCACCACGGGCACGTCCGGCGTACAACAGAGGAACCGTGGCTGTACCTCACCGGCTGGGCGGACTCCGGCCGGGAGCGGGGCGCGTCCGGGGTTCCGGACGCGGAAGTCGCCGCGGAGGGCGGCGTCCGGGGTGCGCTCTGGGGCACCCACTTGCACGGGCTCCTGGAATCCGACGATTTCCGCCGGATCTGGCTCACCCAGGTCGCCCGGTACGCGGGCCGGACCGGGTTCACCGTGGCCCCCGGGACCCGGGTGGCGGCCGTGCGCGCCGCGCAGCTCGATCTGTTGGCCGATCTGGTCTCCGAGCATCTGGATATCGCCGGATTGGAGCGACTGCTGGCGAATGGGGTACCGGTCGGCTTACCCAGTGTCGGCTCCACGCTCGAGGTGCTGTCGGGCGCGAGCTGA
- a CDS encoding GNAT family N-acetyltransferase, whose protein sequence is MMSTVALRRSWAQDLDTPTLYELLKLRVEVFVVEQKCAYPELDGQDLLPETRHLWLDDEGEVIATLRLLEEHDDGVKSFRIGRLCTAVEARGHGYTTRLLQAALAETGSHTVRLNAQTYLIDLYTKHGFEVDGAEFIEDGVAHVPMRKG, encoded by the coding sequence ATGATGTCAACGGTCGCACTCCGCCGGTCATGGGCGCAGGATCTCGATACCCCCACCCTGTACGAGTTGCTGAAACTGCGTGTCGAAGTGTTCGTGGTGGAGCAGAAGTGCGCGTACCCGGAGTTGGACGGGCAGGATCTGCTGCCGGAGACGCGGCATCTGTGGCTCGACGACGAGGGCGAGGTCATCGCGACCCTGCGGCTGCTCGAAGAGCACGACGACGGCGTGAAATCCTTCCGTATCGGCCGGTTGTGTACCGCGGTCGAGGCACGCGGCCACGGATACACCACCCGGCTGCTGCAGGCGGCCCTCGCCGAGACGGGTTCGCATACCGTCCGGCTCAACGCCCAGACCTACCTGATCGATCTGTACACCAAGCACGGGTTCGAGGTGGACGGCGCGGAGTTCATCGAGGACGGTGTCGCGCACGTACCCATGCGCAAGGGCTAG
- a CDS encoding phosphotransferase family protein, with product MMPDDVNPTEHMQLTTSERDLDALAGQLAEWLRHRVGADDPPVISNLQRPLAGGLSSASVLFDAHWKSDGEPGAGAFVARMIPEEGAFPVFEKYDLGLQYRVISEVAAATDVPVPRLRWLETDSGACGAPFFVMDRVRGRIPGDNPPYVFAGWLYDATPAERAQLTRNTLEILARIHALPDPAQRFPELDGPGTALRRHLDADRSWYEWALADDGYEIPLIERAFDWLDRHFPADPGPDVLSWGDARPGNIIYDGFTPIAVLDWEMAALGPRELDLAWMIFLHRFFQDIATGFEFPGLPDFLRRDEVVAHYEKVSGHTVRDLDFYLTYSALRHAIVMARIKRRMIHMGEDTAPAERDDYIMHRATLEAMLDGTYGWD from the coding sequence ATGATGCCCGACGATGTGAACCCCACCGAACATATGCAGCTCACCACCAGCGAACGCGATCTGGATGCGCTGGCCGGGCAGCTCGCCGAATGGCTACGACACCGGGTCGGGGCCGACGATCCACCGGTGATCAGCAACCTGCAGCGCCCACTGGCCGGGGGCCTGTCCAGTGCCTCGGTACTCTTCGACGCGCACTGGAAATCCGACGGCGAGCCCGGCGCGGGCGCCTTCGTCGCGCGGATGATCCCGGAAGAGGGCGCGTTCCCGGTCTTCGAGAAATACGATCTGGGACTGCAGTACCGCGTCATCAGTGAGGTCGCCGCCGCCACCGACGTCCCGGTACCGCGATTGCGCTGGCTGGAAACAGATAGCGGGGCCTGCGGTGCGCCGTTCTTCGTGATGGACCGGGTGCGGGGGCGGATCCCCGGTGACAATCCGCCCTATGTATTCGCGGGTTGGCTCTACGACGCGACGCCCGCCGAGCGAGCCCAGCTCACCCGCAACACCCTCGAGATCCTGGCCCGCATCCACGCGCTGCCCGACCCCGCGCAGCGGTTCCCCGAATTGGACGGGCCCGGGACCGCGCTACGCCGTCATCTCGACGCCGACCGTTCCTGGTACGAGTGGGCGCTGGCCGACGACGGTTACGAGATCCCGTTGATCGAGCGCGCTTTCGACTGGCTGGATCGCCACTTCCCGGCCGATCCGGGACCCGACGTGCTGAGCTGGGGGGATGCCCGGCCCGGCAACATCATCTACGACGGGTTCACCCCCATCGCTGTGTTGGACTGGGAGATGGCCGCATTGGGGCCGCGCGAGCTCGATCTGGCGTGGATGATCTTCCTGCACCGTTTCTTCCAGGACATCGCCACCGGATTCGAATTCCCCGGTCTCCCCGACTTCCTGCGCCGCGACGAGGTCGTGGCGCACTACGAGAAGGTCAGCGGCCACACTGTCCGGGACCTGGACTTCTACCTCACCTATTCCGCGCTGCGGCACGCGATCGTCATGGCCCGCATCAAACGCCGCATGATCCATATGGGTGAGGACACCGCACCCGCGGAGCGCGACGACTACATCATGCATCGCGCCACCCTGGAAGCCATGCTCGACGGCACCTACGGATGGGACTGA
- a CDS encoding cobyrinate a,c-diamide synthase: protein MSTAPGVVFAAPASGSGKTTVATGLMGALRRAGRRVAPFKVGPDYIDPGYHGLAAGRAGRNLDPVLVGRDRIAPLYRHGARGCDIAVVEGVMGLFDGRIDEQAVDPVAEGSTAQVASLLGLPVILVVDARGHSQSLAALLHGFATFDTGVRLGGVVLNRVGSVRHEQVLRAACDRVGLPVLGALPRLAELEVPSRHLGLIPAVEHGIAATRAVDAMTDLAARHLDLAAVAALAAAPAAGPSWDAEHEIVDDAPLPDGPGPVIAVAGGPAFTFGYAEHRELLTAAGARVAVFDPLHDGLPAETAGLVLPGGFPEEHAAVLAANTGLRAAVAGRAREGLPIHAECAGLLYLTRSLDGHPMAGLIDAVTEFGPRLTLGYRDAVALGDSVLWRAGERVRGHEFHRTRLTDAGDTPPAWGWRTAGEQVREGALVHGVHASYLHTHPAGNPVAVRRFVAAARAHQRTRTAVRAP from the coding sequence ATGAGCACCGCACCGGGGGTGGTGTTCGCCGCGCCGGCCTCCGGCAGCGGGAAGACCACGGTCGCGACCGGGCTCATGGGCGCGCTGCGCCGTGCGGGTCGCCGGGTCGCCCCGTTCAAAGTGGGGCCCGATTACATCGACCCCGGATATCACGGGCTCGCCGCCGGGCGTGCCGGACGCAATCTGGATCCGGTGCTCGTCGGGCGGGACCGGATCGCTCCGCTCTACCGCCACGGTGCGCGCGGTTGCGATATCGCAGTGGTGGAAGGCGTGATGGGGCTGTTCGACGGGCGGATCGACGAGCAGGCGGTCGATCCTGTCGCGGAAGGCTCGACCGCGCAGGTCGCGAGCCTGCTCGGGCTTCCGGTGATCCTGGTGGTGGACGCGCGTGGCCACAGCCAGAGTCTGGCCGCGCTGCTGCACGGATTCGCCACCTTCGATACCGGTGTCCGGCTCGGCGGGGTGGTGCTCAATCGAGTGGGTAGCGTCCGGCACGAACAGGTGCTGCGCGCCGCCTGCGACCGAGTGGGCCTGCCGGTACTCGGCGCGCTGCCGCGGCTGGCCGAGCTCGAGGTCCCGTCCCGGCATCTGGGCCTGATCCCCGCAGTGGAACATGGGATCGCGGCGACGCGCGCCGTGGATGCGATGACCGATCTGGCCGCCCGCCATCTCGACCTCGCCGCGGTCGCCGCCCTGGCCGCCGCTCCGGCGGCTGGACCGAGCTGGGACGCGGAGCACGAAATCGTCGACGACGCACCGCTGCCGGACGGTCCCGGGCCGGTGATCGCTGTTGCCGGTGGCCCCGCCTTCACCTTCGGCTATGCCGAGCACCGGGAACTGCTCACCGCCGCCGGTGCCCGCGTCGCCGTATTCGACCCGCTGCACGACGGGCTGCCCGCCGAGACCGCGGGCTTGGTGCTGCCGGGCGGATTCCCGGAAGAGCACGCGGCGGTACTGGCGGCCAATACCGGACTGCGCGCCGCGGTGGCCGGCCGAGCGCGGGAGGGACTGCCGATCCATGCCGAATGCGCCGGGCTGCTGTACCTCACCAGATCTCTCGACGGTCATCCGATGGCCGGTCTGATCGACGCGGTCACCGAATTCGGGCCGCGCCTCACTCTCGGCTACCGTGACGCGGTCGCGCTGGGAGACTCCGTGCTGTGGCGGGCCGGTGAACGGGTGCGCGGCCACGAATTCCATCGGACCCGGCTGACGGATGCCGGCGATACCCCGCCCGCCTGGGGATGGCGTACCGCCGGCGAACAGGTGCGCGAGGGTGCGCTCGTGCACGGAGTGCACGCGTCGTATCTGCACACCCATCCCGCCGGAAACCCGGTCGCGGTGCGCCGTTTCGTCGCTGCCGCCCGCGCCCATCAGCGCACCCGCACCGCCGTACGCGCCCCGTGA
- a CDS encoding cobalamin biosynthesis protein, whose product MTRDDGGFGIGPAPLVPAYSGLLAVGLGLRPDLSADRVLVALAEALPGRRIGCLATLDRRAREPGLLAAAAELGVPLLGYSVVRMAQVPVPTPSERVVAALGIPGVAEAAALLAGTGPLLVPRQVVGGVVVAATAARG is encoded by the coding sequence GTGACCCGGGACGACGGCGGGTTCGGGATCGGACCCGCGCCGCTCGTGCCGGCGTATTCGGGACTACTCGCGGTGGGCCTGGGCCTGCGTCCGGATCTGTCCGCCGACCGGGTCCTCGTAGCGCTGGCGGAGGCCCTACCCGGCCGCCGGATAGGTTGTCTGGCGACCCTGGACCGCCGGGCTCGCGAACCGGGCCTCCTCGCTGCCGCTGCCGAATTGGGCGTACCACTGCTCGGCTACTCCGTTGTACGGATGGCGCAGGTGCCGGTCCCGACCCCTTCGGAACGAGTGGTCGCCGCGCTGGGTATTCCGGGTGTGGCCGAGGCCGCGGCCCTGCTGGCCGGTACCGGGCCGTTGCTCGTCCCGCGGCAGGTGGTCGGGGGCGTAGTGGTGGCTGCGACCGCCGCCCGCGGCTGA
- a CDS encoding alpha/beta hydrolase, which produces MESRRIAVGDRDWTVRVDGPVTQHSVLLLPDSGDPPDVYDRVCARLHSSDLRTIVFETADGLDTAGVYAALDEIGVPWANVAGRGTGASVAWQVCAKGFGRFVSLVVADRGHPAVPDGAGQILDPGCPAVELPTTVLVTKQLSRPVADTSGRHVYGEFRVVGIDVDNVAAEADQEFATEIVLRTSMW; this is translated from the coding sequence ATGGAATCTCGGCGCATCGCGGTCGGTGACCGGGACTGGACGGTGCGGGTGGACGGGCCGGTGACCCAGCACAGCGTGCTATTGCTACCCGATTCCGGTGATCCACCGGACGTCTACGACCGGGTCTGCGCACGTCTGCACAGTTCCGATCTGCGGACCATCGTGTTCGAAACGGCGGACGGGCTCGACACCGCCGGCGTGTACGCGGCTCTCGACGAGATCGGCGTGCCCTGGGCGAACGTCGCCGGCCGGGGCACCGGGGCCAGTGTGGCCTGGCAGGTATGCGCGAAGGGTTTCGGCCGGTTCGTCAGCCTGGTGGTCGCCGACCGTGGGCATCCGGCGGTGCCCGACGGTGCCGGGCAGATACTCGATCCCGGATGCCCGGCGGTGGAACTGCCCACCACAGTGCTGGTGACCAAACAGCTGTCCCGCCCGGTCGCCGATACATCCGGGCGCCACGTCTACGGCGAGTTCCGGGTGGTCGGTATCGACGTCGACAATGTCGCCGCCGAGGCCGATCAGGAGTTCGCGACCGAGATCGTGCTGCGCACCAGCATGTGGTGA
- the mqo gene encoding malate dehydrogenase (quinone), which produces MSATLGALLRQLQPDWSISVFERLDAAAAESSDPWNNAGTGHSALCELNYSPQKPDGSVDIGKAVDINERFQVSRQFWAYAAENGIVGDPSRFINPIPHVSFVHGAADVEYLRKRYEALSRHPLFAGMEYIDSSDEFARRLPLMARGRDFSDPIALNWSDGGTDIDFGSLTKELLAYIGASGGEIGFGIEVRNLSKQKDGSWKVTVRNTRTGRTRTLISKFVFVGAGGGALPLLQKAGIEEIRGFAGFPVSGQFLRCTNTDLIDQHGAKVYGKAAVGAPPMSVPHLDTRVIKGKPGLLFGPYAGWTPKFLKDGSNADLFKSIKPGNLAPMLGVGVTELSLVKYLVTELMKSQSGRVYTMEEFIPRAEGRDWELITAGQRVQVIRRKGAGGVLELGTAVITAQDGSIAGLLGASPGASTCVTAMLDVLERCFPAEYEQWTPKLKEMIPSLGIKLSENQRLFAEVWDWTGKALQLNRSAAPTAVAAGV; this is translated from the coding sequence ATGAGCGCCACTCTCGGCGCGCTGCTGCGTCAGCTGCAGCCGGACTGGTCGATCTCGGTGTTCGAGCGGCTGGATGCCGCCGCGGCCGAGAGCAGTGATCCATGGAACAACGCCGGTACCGGACATTCGGCGCTGTGTGAACTCAACTACAGCCCGCAGAAGCCGGACGGTTCGGTCGATATCGGCAAGGCCGTCGATATCAACGAACGCTTCCAGGTGTCGCGCCAGTTCTGGGCCTACGCGGCGGAGAACGGCATAGTCGGCGATCCCTCCCGCTTCATCAACCCCATCCCGCATGTCAGTTTCGTACACGGCGCCGCCGATGTGGAGTACCTGCGCAAACGGTATGAGGCGCTGTCGCGGCACCCGCTGTTCGCGGGGATGGAGTACATCGACAGTTCCGACGAGTTCGCCCGCCGGCTGCCGCTGATGGCCCGGGGCCGCGATTTCTCCGATCCGATCGCCCTCAACTGGTCCGACGGCGGCACCGATATCGATTTCGGTTCGCTCACCAAGGAGCTGCTCGCCTATATCGGCGCCAGCGGCGGCGAGATCGGTTTCGGTATCGAGGTCCGCAACCTGTCCAAGCAGAAGGACGGCAGCTGGAAGGTCACGGTGCGCAATACCCGGACCGGCCGCACCCGCACGCTGATCAGCAAATTCGTCTTCGTCGGGGCCGGCGGCGGGGCGCTGCCGCTGCTGCAGAAGGCGGGAATCGAGGAGATCCGCGGTTTCGCGGGCTTCCCGGTCTCGGGGCAGTTCCTGCGGTGTACCAACACCGACCTGATCGACCAGCACGGGGCCAAGGTGTACGGCAAGGCCGCGGTCGGGGCGCCGCCGATGTCGGTACCGCATCTGGACACCCGCGTCATCAAGGGCAAGCCCGGCCTGCTCTTCGGCCCCTATGCCGGTTGGACCCCCAAGTTCCTCAAGGACGGCAGCAACGCCGACCTGTTCAAATCGATCAAACCCGGCAACCTGGCCCCGATGCTCGGCGTCGGCGTCACCGAGTTGAGCCTGGTCAAATACCTGGTCACCGAGCTGATGAAATCGCAGTCCGGCCGGGTGTACACCATGGAGGAGTTCATCCCGCGTGCCGAGGGCCGGGACTGGGAACTCATCACCGCCGGGCAGCGGGTGCAGGTGATCCGCCGCAAGGGCGCCGGCGGTGTACTCGAACTGGGTACCGCCGTCATCACCGCGCAGGACGGCTCCATCGCCGGACTGCTGGGCGCATCCCCGGGCGCCTCGACCTGTGTGACGGCCATGCTCGATGTGCTGGAACGCTGCTTCCCGGCCGAGTACGAGCAGTGGACGCCCAAACTGAAGGAAATGATCCCCTCGCTGGGTATCAAACTGTCGGAGAACCAGCGCCTGTTCGCCGAGGTGTGGGACTGGACCGGTAAGGCGTTGCAGCTCAACCGTTCCGCGGCACCCACAGCGGTCGCCGCCGGGGTCTGA
- the cobO gene encoding cob(I)yrinic acid a,c-diamide adenosyltransferase encodes MPKGVPEQVPDDGLTTRQRRNQPVLAVHTGPGKGKSTAAFGMALRAWNQGFDVAVFQFVKSAKWKVGEEAAFRELGLLHEQTGVGGPVQWHKMGEGWSWTRKQGTETDHAAAAQAGWQEIARRLRGAEHRFYVLDEFTYLLKWGWVDIAEVVDTLRQRPGNQHVVITGRDAPPELVEAADLVTEMTKVRHPMDTGRKGQRGIEW; translated from the coding sequence ATGCCCAAAGGGGTGCCGGAGCAAGTACCCGACGACGGCCTGACCACCCGTCAGCGCCGAAATCAGCCGGTACTCGCCGTGCACACCGGGCCGGGTAAGGGTAAATCCACCGCCGCCTTCGGGATGGCGCTGCGGGCCTGGAACCAGGGTTTCGACGTGGCGGTTTTCCAGTTCGTGAAAAGCGCCAAATGGAAGGTCGGGGAGGAAGCGGCCTTCCGCGAACTCGGGCTATTGCACGAGCAGACCGGTGTCGGCGGGCCGGTGCAGTGGCACAAGATGGGTGAAGGCTGGTCCTGGACTCGTAAACAGGGCACCGAAACCGATCACGCGGCTGCCGCACAGGCCGGCTGGCAGGAGATCGCGCGGCGGTTGCGCGGCGCGGAACACCGGTTCTACGTACTCGACGAATTCACCTACCTGCTGAAATGGGGTTGGGTCGATATCGCGGAGGTCGTGGATACGCTGCGGCAGCGCCCGGGAAACCAGCATGTCGTGATCACCGGCCGGGACGCGCCGCCGGAGTTGGTGGAAGCGGCCGACCTGGTGACCGAGATGACGAAGGTGCGCCATCCCATGGACACCGGCCGCAAGGGGCAGCGGGGTATCGAATGGTGA
- a CDS encoding alpha/beta hydrolase, with translation MTNESAAGTSALGQAAEWQPDVLGDEYEYRTLELGPDPDGEGDIFATMVRHLPGAEATATADAVLYIHGFTDYFFQRHLAEHFTARGHQFYALDLRKCGRSLQPGQTPHFISDLALYDRELDEALRVITAEATANVLVVAHSTGGLVTSLWLDRLQHAGGTAAAGIRGLVLNSPWFDLQGPAYVRTVGTQLINTVGRFRGKSALPLGKSSAYGDSLHQSMSGEWDYDLDWKPRDGFPVRAGWLRAIRLGQARLHRGLDIGVPALLLRSKLTEFAREYGPAVDVADAVLDVAQIQRWAGCLGDRTNIVPIDGARHDVFLSAEAPRTEAFRELDNWLDWLAGRPA, from the coding sequence GTGACGAACGAATCCGCGGCCGGTACCAGCGCCCTCGGACAAGCCGCCGAATGGCAGCCGGATGTCCTCGGTGACGAGTACGAATACCGCACTCTGGAGCTCGGGCCCGATCCGGACGGCGAGGGCGATATCTTCGCGACAATGGTCCGTCACCTGCCCGGCGCCGAAGCCACGGCCACCGCCGACGCAGTGCTCTACATCCACGGGTTCACCGATTATTTCTTCCAGCGGCACCTCGCCGAACACTTCACCGCCCGCGGACACCAATTCTATGCGCTGGACCTGCGTAAATGCGGCCGCTCACTCCAACCCGGCCAGACCCCCCACTTCATCAGCGATCTCGCGCTCTACGACCGCGAACTCGACGAGGCGCTGCGGGTGATCACCGCTGAGGCGACGGCGAACGTACTGGTGGTGGCCCATTCGACGGGCGGTCTGGTGACCTCGCTGTGGCTGGACCGGTTGCAGCACGCCGGGGGCACCGCGGCGGCCGGTATCCGCGGGCTGGTCCTGAACAGCCCCTGGTTCGATCTGCAGGGCCCGGCCTATGTGCGCACGGTCGGGACCCAGCTCATCAATACTGTGGGCCGCTTCCGCGGCAAGTCCGCGCTGCCGCTCGGCAAGTCCAGCGCCTACGGCGACAGCCTGCACCAGAGCATGAGCGGGGAATGGGACTACGACCTGGACTGGAAACCGCGTGACGGTTTCCCGGTGCGGGCCGGCTGGCTGCGCGCGATCCGGCTGGGCCAGGCCCGCCTGCACCGGGGCTTGGACATCGGCGTTCCCGCGCTGCTCTTGCGATCCAAGCTCACCGAGTTCGCGCGCGAGTACGGGCCCGCCGTGGACGTCGCGGACGCGGTGCTCGATGTCGCGCAGATCCAGCGGTGGGCGGGGTGCCTGGGTGATCGCACCAATATCGTGCCGATCGACGGCGCCCGCCACGATGTGTTCCTGTCGGCCGAGGCTCCTCGTACCGAGGCATTCCGGGAACTGGACAACTGGCTCGATTGGCTGGCGGGCCGCCCGGCCTGA